A genome region from Penaeus monodon isolate SGIC_2016 chromosome 14, NSTDA_Pmon_1, whole genome shotgun sequence includes the following:
- the LOC119580669 gene encoding uncharacterized protein LOC119580669, translating to MLARTRLAPIKTTTIPRLELSAAVLAATSDAKLRKELSLPIDDSVFWTDSTIVLQYIKNTSRRFHTFVANRVGIIHKNSSPQQWRHVRSELNTADPASRELPGISNDDPEVKNMTISFAAGAIKVAPVDPLFERYSSWYKLQRIVAWLRRFCSACRKKCSHQDSNLSVMEIQAARMVIIRQVQTTCFAEELDILKRRKNLKASRLYRLEPHLDDQGMLRVGGRRVDEYIDQNSKRPLILPKDHPVTALIVQDIHVFHARHSGREHTLAELRRKYWIVAGRPLVDRILRNCFTCRRVNSKPLTQSTRAVHIEPLKSLDASTFLNALMCFIARRGTPMKIYSDRGTNFLRAEKELRATVHAWSKNKSIDDTCMQRIDDDRLRTLFCEVEATMNSRPITAIPGDVTEPEALTPNHALRMSVGDGIQVQTDDNASLDNTYGRAWIHAQVLADRNQWRLGRVTEAIAGEDGLVRKAKVRTSSGVLVRPIVKLCLLEASLS from the exons ATGTTGGCAAGAACAAGACTGGCTCCAATAAAGACAACCACCATCCCCAGACTGGAATTGTCAGCAGCAGTCCTGGCAGCCACATCAGATGCAAAATTGCGGAAGGAGCTCTCTTTGCCTATTGATGACTCCGTGTTCTGGACTGATAGTACTATTGTTCTGCAGTACATCAAAAACACCTCCCGTCGATTCCACACATTCGTTGCGAATCGAGTGGGGATTATACACAAAAATTCATCTCCCCAACAGTGGAGACATGTAAGATCAGAGCTCAACACAGCTGATCCTGCTTCCAGAG AACTTCCTGGGATTTCAAATGATGATCCTGAAGTTAAGAATATGACAATATCATTTGCAGCTGGCGCAATTAAAGTCGCACCTGTGGACCCACTGTTTGAGCGATATTCCTCGTGGTATAAGCTGCAGCGAATTGTAGCATGGCTACGTAGATTCTGTTCAGCATGCAGAAAAAAGTGTTCACACCAGGACTCTAACCTCAGCGTTATGGAGATCCAAGCGGCGAGGATGGTTATCATCAGACAAGTGCAAACGACCTGCTTTGCTGAAGAGTTGGACAtattgaagagaagaaaaaatttgaagGCAAGCCGCCTTTATCGTTTGGAACCCCACTTGGATGACCAGGGCATGTTACGTGTAGGTGGACGGAGAGTTGATGAATATATCGACCAGAATTCTAAAAGGCCACTGATCTTACCAAAGGATCATCCTGTAACCGCCTTAATAGTTCAAGACATTCATGTGTTCCATGCGAGGCACTCTGGCAGAGAACACACCTTAGCAGAATTACGGAGGAAATATTGGATAGTGGCGGGTAGGCCTTTAGTCGACCGAATACTACGTAACTGTTTCACCTGCCGGAGAGTAAATAGCAAACCCCTGACTCAGAG CACCAGGGCTGTCCATATTGAACCCTTGAAGTCTCTAGATGCTAGCACCTTTCTCAACGCACTTATGTGCTTTATAGCCCGTAGAGGAACCCCTATGAAGATCTACTCTGATAGAGGAACAAACTTCTTGAGGGCTGAAAAGGAGCTCCGAGCAACAGTTCATGCCTGGTCTAAGAACAAATCCATTGATGACACAT GCATGCAGAGAATAGATGATGATCGACTACGAACCTTATTTTGTGAAGTAGAAGCCACAATGAACAGCCGCCCTATTACCGCGATCCCGGGCGatgtcacagaaccagaagctttGACCCCTAACCATGCCCTGAGGATGAGTGTAGGAGATGGTATCCAGGTGCAGACAGATGACAATGCTTCACTTGACAACACATATGGGCGAGCCTGGATCCATGCACAAGTCCTAGCAGATAG GAATCAGTGGAGGCTAGGGAGGGTGACGGAGGCTATAGCCGGTGAAGATGGCCTCGTGAGAAAGGCAAAAGTCCGGACTAGTTCTGGAGTCCTCGTCAGACCCATAGTGAAGTTATGCCTCTTAGAAGCATCATTATCCTAA